One genomic region from Streptomyces sp. NBC_01304 encodes:
- a CDS encoding TetR/AcrR family transcriptional regulator, which translates to MNERQRARRPGGRSARVAADVHQAVTDLINERGYGNFTVGEVAARAGVADSSIYRRWGGLETLLSDVALTRLNAQSPMPDTGSLAGDLRTYAAQVAREITGPDGLLLVRLAVALSSTGQQGLQARDDLRDERTRQLQSMLDRARERGEDAPDALGVLDHILAPMYIRVLFGMGPLTPDYVDGLVDRLL; encoded by the coding sequence ATGAACGAGCGACAGCGAGCCCGGCGGCCCGGCGGGCGCAGCGCCCGCGTCGCCGCGGACGTGCACCAGGCCGTCACCGACCTGATCAACGAGCGCGGCTACGGCAACTTCACCGTCGGCGAGGTCGCAGCCCGTGCAGGCGTGGCCGACAGCAGCATCTACCGCCGGTGGGGCGGCCTGGAAACCCTGCTCTCCGACGTGGCGCTCACCCGCCTCAATGCGCAGTCGCCGATGCCCGACACCGGGAGCCTGGCCGGCGACCTGCGCACGTACGCGGCCCAAGTGGCCCGCGAGATCACCGGACCCGACGGCCTGTTGCTGGTGCGCCTGGCCGTCGCCTTGTCGAGCACCGGCCAGCAGGGCCTGCAGGCCCGTGACGACCTCCGCGACGAACGCACCCGACAGCTGCAGTCCATGCTCGACCGCGCCCGCGAACGCGGCGAGGACGCACCCGACGCGCTCGGCGTGCTGGACCACATCCTGGCCCCGATGTATATCCGCGTCCTGTTCGGCATGGGCCCGCTCACCCCGGACTACGTCGACGGACTGGTCGACCGGTTGCTGTGA
- a CDS encoding class I SAM-dependent methyltransferase, with protein MAEYYAEFRRGYPSEVFDALQELFELSKADVVLDLGCGTGQLALPFASRVRSVVGVDPEPDMLRLASVAAGDQGIRNAAWILGADTDVPALGALMGEQSLALTVIGQALHWMQHEELFRAVSPLLRAGGGIAVISNGTPLWLQDSAWSRALRGCLEEWLGTTVEASCGTSGRDRLRYAQAMESAGFVDVREIAVEYSGELTFDQLFGGVCSAIPADQLPGPDERDVFAERIRQALPADKRFTEHVRVSTLVGRVGDVDA; from the coding sequence GTGGCCGAGTACTACGCAGAGTTCCGGCGCGGGTACCCCTCCGAGGTTTTTGACGCATTGCAGGAACTCTTCGAGTTGTCGAAAGCCGATGTCGTACTCGACTTGGGGTGTGGCACTGGCCAGCTTGCCCTTCCCTTCGCTTCCCGGGTTCGTTCCGTGGTGGGAGTGGACCCCGAGCCGGACATGCTGCGGCTGGCCAGCGTTGCAGCCGGCGACCAGGGAATCAGGAATGCGGCCTGGATCCTTGGCGCCGACACCGACGTTCCGGCGCTCGGGGCCCTGATGGGAGAACAGTCGCTGGCACTGACGGTGATCGGACAGGCTCTTCACTGGATGCAACACGAAGAACTCTTCCGCGCTGTGTCGCCGCTGCTCCGCGCAGGCGGAGGCATTGCGGTGATTTCGAACGGAACGCCGCTATGGCTGCAGGACAGCGCATGGTCCCGAGCCCTGCGTGGCTGTCTGGAAGAGTGGTTGGGAACCACGGTGGAAGCATCCTGCGGTACCAGCGGCCGCGACAGGCTGAGGTATGCGCAGGCGATGGAGTCGGCGGGCTTCGTCGATGTGCGGGAAATCGCAGTCGAATACAGCGGTGAACTGACCTTCGATCAGCTGTTCGGCGGAGTCTGCTCCGCAATTCCCGCCGACCAGTTGCCCGGACCGGACGAACGCGATGTCTTCGCCGAACGTATCCGGCAAGCACTCCCCGCGGACAAGCGGTTCACCGAGCACGTGAGGGTGTCCACGCTGGTGGGACGTGTCGGGGACGTCGATGCTTAG
- a CDS encoding SMI1/KNR4 family protein, whose translation MTRFDEVRASFWNYDDYGVQPPLTAEMVQDAERLLGVSLPASLLTLLRVRNGGGVADRWNVFPTRVPTSWGEDHVPFGDLMGIGRRERMTSLLDTPYLVEEWDLPAPIVLLSGDGHYWVALDYRGCGRQGEPSVTWFDADAESDLVLAPDFESFVEGLTSTDWLDGSVQPV comes from the coding sequence GTGACGCGCTTCGATGAGGTCAGGGCATCGTTCTGGAACTACGACGACTACGGAGTCCAGCCGCCACTGACGGCAGAGATGGTTCAAGACGCCGAACGCCTGCTCGGTGTCTCGCTTCCTGCTTCGCTGCTGACGCTCTTGCGGGTGCGGAACGGCGGTGGGGTGGCGGATCGCTGGAACGTGTTTCCGACGCGGGTGCCGACATCGTGGGGCGAGGATCACGTGCCGTTCGGCGACTTGATGGGGATCGGCCGGCGCGAGCGGATGACGTCGCTGCTGGACACGCCATATCTGGTTGAGGAGTGGGACCTTCCGGCGCCGATTGTCCTTCTCTCTGGCGACGGGCACTACTGGGTCGCGCTCGACTACCGGGGCTGCGGCAGGCAAGGCGAGCCGTCGGTCACGTGGTTCGACGCCGATGCGGAAAGCGACCTTGTCCTCGCTCCGGACTTCGAGTCGTTTGTCGAAGGGCTTACATCAACCGACTGGCTCGACGGAAGCGTTCAGCCGGTCTGA
- a CDS encoding helix-turn-helix domain-containing protein: protein MAGFRDRTADPLDLQVIPYPAVTVAVDLGNGLIVDNVRGQQLHGGVVFGLVPGGVHVRGGDIDCLQIRLSPVIAHAVLGVSLELGGAMVALDELWGRGATRTQEQLRAAASWEERFSIAETALARRHEASRAVDPEVAHAWRQMLTNRGQVRVEPLAAAVGWSRKRLWARFRSQIGLTPKRAAQLIRFDHAAHRLAAGHSAGSVAADSGYADQSHLHRDVVAFAGVTPTAVSTAPWLAVDDVAWTAPKRASRH from the coding sequence ATGGCCGGGTTCCGTGATCGCACCGCGGACCCCCTCGACCTCCAGGTGATCCCGTATCCGGCCGTCACCGTGGCTGTCGACTTGGGCAATGGGCTGATCGTCGACAACGTCCGCGGTCAACAGCTGCACGGCGGCGTCGTGTTCGGGCTCGTGCCCGGCGGCGTTCACGTGCGTGGCGGGGACATCGACTGCCTGCAGATACGGCTGTCACCAGTGATCGCGCATGCGGTGCTGGGTGTCTCCCTGGAGCTGGGGGGAGCGATGGTCGCCCTCGACGAGCTCTGGGGCCGGGGCGCCACACGAACCCAGGAACAGCTACGTGCTGCCGCGTCGTGGGAAGAGCGGTTCTCGATCGCGGAGACCGCACTCGCCCGACGGCACGAGGCAAGCCGGGCGGTCGACCCAGAAGTCGCCCACGCCTGGCGGCAGATGCTGACCAACCGCGGGCAGGTCCGCGTCGAGCCCCTGGCCGCAGCGGTCGGCTGGAGCCGCAAGCGGCTGTGGGCACGGTTCCGATCCCAGATCGGCCTCACACCCAAGCGCGCCGCGCAACTCATCCGCTTCGACCACGCGGCCCACCGCCTCGCCGCGGGGCACAGCGCCGGCTCGGTGGCGGCAGACAGCGGCTACGCCGACCAGTCCCACCTGCATCGCGACGTCGTGGCCTTCGCCGGGGTGACACCCACGGCTGTTTCGACCGCGCCATGGCTCGCGGTCGACGACGTTGCATGGACCGCCCCGAAGCGCGCATCCAGGCACTGA
- a CDS encoding amidase: MTRYSIDPFTSAVELAAAIRRKEVSPVEVADTYLERMDELDPRLNAFCHRADHDVRKSATAAADAVVHAASPDDLPPFHGVPLPIKDFLDVAGWPTTYGSAGADPTPAAASDTVVRRFTDAGFVPLGKTTLSEFGSVSFTESEALGISRNPWDPDRSPGGSSSGAGAAVASGMAPIAHAADGGGSIRVPASCNGLVGLKPTRGLIADAVIGCEGMATNGVLTRTVADTAAALDVLARHDPAAWWSPPAPRRPFADALTTAPPTGLRIGVLVDPPIAGMGVDPACRTAVDTTLRTLEAAGHHVVDAPLPLPPTDELIAAFTTIWNVAAVGFPLADPDRVEPHNRVLREAARAVDSWAYAEALLRTQRLSRRVVEAFVGSFDLLVTPTMACLPPPVGFWRTGGGDDPLTPMLKSYPLAVFTSLFNVTGQPAISLPVHHDDTTNLPVGVQLVAAPWREDLLLQVSRTLELALPWADRRPTVS; encoded by the coding sequence GTGACGCGCTACTCGATCGACCCGTTCACGTCGGCCGTCGAACTCGCCGCGGCCATACGTCGCAAGGAGGTGAGCCCAGTAGAGGTAGCGGACACCTACCTGGAACGGATGGACGAACTCGACCCCCGACTCAACGCGTTCTGCCACCGGGCCGACCACGACGTCCGCAAGTCCGCGACCGCGGCGGCCGACGCCGTGGTGCACGCCGCATCGCCCGACGACCTGCCGCCGTTCCACGGAGTCCCGCTCCCGATCAAGGACTTCCTTGACGTGGCCGGTTGGCCCACGACCTACGGGAGCGCCGGCGCCGACCCGACACCGGCCGCGGCATCGGACACGGTGGTGCGCCGGTTCACGGACGCGGGGTTCGTGCCGCTCGGCAAGACCACCCTCTCCGAGTTCGGCTCCGTGTCGTTCACCGAGAGCGAGGCCCTCGGCATCTCCCGCAACCCGTGGGATCCGGACCGCTCGCCGGGCGGGTCGTCGAGCGGCGCGGGCGCCGCCGTCGCGTCGGGAATGGCGCCCATCGCGCACGCCGCCGACGGCGGCGGCTCGATCCGCGTCCCGGCGTCGTGCAACGGTCTCGTCGGGCTCAAGCCCACCCGCGGGCTGATCGCCGACGCGGTCATCGGCTGCGAGGGCATGGCCACCAACGGCGTGCTCACCCGGACGGTGGCCGACACGGCGGCAGCCCTGGATGTACTGGCCCGACACGATCCCGCCGCATGGTGGTCGCCCCCGGCCCCGCGACGCCCCTTCGCGGACGCGCTCACGACAGCCCCTCCGACGGGACTGCGGATCGGGGTGCTCGTCGATCCCCCGATCGCCGGGATGGGCGTGGACCCGGCGTGCCGTACGGCGGTCGACACGACGCTGCGGACCCTCGAAGCCGCGGGCCACCACGTGGTGGACGCACCCCTGCCGCTGCCGCCGACCGACGAGCTGATCGCGGCGTTCACGACGATCTGGAACGTCGCCGCCGTGGGCTTCCCACTCGCCGACCCGGACCGCGTCGAGCCACACAACCGGGTCCTGCGCGAAGCGGCGCGCGCCGTCGACTCCTGGGCCTATGCGGAGGCCCTGCTCCGCACCCAGCGTCTGTCGCGGCGCGTCGTCGAAGCGTTCGTCGGCAGTTTCGACCTGCTCGTCACGCCCACGATGGCGTGCCTGCCCCCGCCCGTCGGCTTCTGGCGCACGGGCGGCGGAGATGACCCGCTGACACCCATGCTGAAGAGCTATCCGCTGGCCGTGTTCACCTCGCTGTTCAACGTGACCGGCCAACCGGCGATCTCGCTGCCCGTCCATCACGACGACACCACCAATCTGCCCGTCGGCGTCCAACTCGTCGCCGCGCCATGGCGGGAAGACCTGCTGCTGCAGGTGTCGCGCACGCTCGAACTCGCGCTGCCCTGGGCGGATCGCCGCCCGACTGTCAGCTGA
- a CDS encoding cupin, protein MAVTPIDLYASFLHLRQDGQVRAEQPVFDPERDGWQVMTFHVETDADVHADHWELHTAADEVVSCLTGGIRLCLRPQQPGDEEEQIKLAAGTAAVVPRGRWHRIALDAPSDIMSVTVPRGSRLEERTEA, encoded by the coding sequence ATGGCCGTCACTCCGATCGATCTCTACGCTTCTTTCCTCCACCTCCGGCAAGATGGCCAGGTGCGTGCCGAGCAGCCGGTCTTCGACCCCGAACGGGACGGCTGGCAGGTGATGACCTTCCACGTGGAGACCGACGCCGACGTCCACGCCGACCACTGGGAACTCCACACTGCCGCGGACGAAGTCGTCTCCTGCCTCACCGGCGGGATACGCCTCTGCCTGCGCCCGCAGCAGCCGGGAGACGAAGAGGAACAGATCAAGCTTGCCGCCGGAACCGCAGCCGTCGTGCCGCGTGGACGCTGGCACCGCATCGCCCTGGACGCCCCCAGCGACATCATGTCCGTCACCGTGCCACGTGGCAGCCGCCTGGAAGAGCGGACCGAGGCCTGA
- a CDS encoding acyl-CoA dehydrogenase family protein has product MVTNATAPPNAFVPPAVDIRALTALLDGEYAAVRDLVRTNLSTYASVFEEAESLGIDEFRERVRELVVALAATGQTGMGFPKEYGGGGDVGASIAAFETLAFGDLSVLVKVGVQFGLFGGAILQLGTERHHAAYLPDVISGKLMGCFAMTETGHGSNVQALGTVATYDSHSQEFVITTHGDQARKDYIGNAARHAELAVVFAQLEVDGRREGVHAFVVPIRVGGAAAPGVRIEDDGRKMGLNGVDNGRIWFDGVRVPREALLNRFADVTPEGTYESSIESPNRRFFTMLGTLVQGRVSVGGGAVNASKVALAIATKYAVRRRQFEADAGSEEQLLLDYGMHQRRLLPLLAATYALHFAQDVVRTQLHEVFSGIKDDEQARRELESRAAGTKALGTWHATRTIQECREACGGAGYLAVNRFAALKADSDIFTTFEGDNHVLLQLVAKGLLTDYASEFEDMDQLGMVRFVTGLAVETVIEKTSVHKLLERVRDLLPGGDDWDQEAGLLDPDYQLAMLRYREEHMLAGVARRLKRGVEDQKAHPGAVFSRVQDHVIAVARAHMERLVLEAFTDKLRAMPEGGNKTALRLLCDLYALSTIEADRAWFMEHGRLSVQRSKAISREVNDLCHKIRPIAVDLVDAWGIPPVMLRSPELIG; this is encoded by the coding sequence ATGGTCACCAATGCCACCGCACCCCCGAACGCTTTCGTGCCACCCGCCGTCGACATCAGGGCGCTGACCGCGCTGCTCGACGGCGAGTACGCCGCCGTCCGCGATCTGGTCCGCACCAACCTGTCGACGTACGCCTCCGTTTTCGAGGAGGCCGAGAGCCTCGGCATCGACGAGTTCCGCGAGCGGGTGCGTGAGCTGGTCGTCGCCCTGGCAGCGACCGGGCAGACAGGGATGGGCTTCCCCAAGGAGTACGGCGGCGGGGGCGACGTCGGCGCCTCGATCGCGGCGTTCGAGACCCTCGCTTTCGGCGATCTGTCGGTGCTGGTGAAGGTGGGTGTGCAGTTCGGTCTCTTCGGCGGCGCGATCCTGCAACTGGGCACCGAACGCCACCACGCGGCGTACCTGCCGGATGTGATCTCCGGGAAGCTCATGGGCTGCTTCGCGATGACCGAGACCGGACACGGCTCCAACGTCCAGGCACTGGGCACGGTGGCGACGTACGACAGCCACAGCCAGGAATTCGTCATCACCACGCACGGCGATCAGGCCCGCAAGGACTACATCGGCAACGCCGCCCGGCACGCCGAGCTGGCCGTCGTCTTCGCGCAGCTGGAGGTGGACGGCCGGCGGGAGGGGGTGCATGCGTTCGTGGTGCCGATCCGCGTCGGCGGCGCGGCGGCACCCGGTGTCCGTATCGAGGACGACGGCCGCAAGATGGGCCTCAACGGCGTGGACAACGGGCGGATCTGGTTCGACGGAGTGCGCGTGCCGCGCGAAGCGCTGCTCAACCGGTTCGCCGACGTCACCCCCGAGGGCACGTACGAGAGCTCGATCGAGAGCCCCAACCGGCGCTTCTTCACGATGCTGGGCACCCTGGTACAGGGCCGGGTCAGCGTCGGCGGCGGTGCGGTCAACGCCAGTAAGGTCGCGCTGGCGATCGCCACGAAGTACGCGGTGCGGCGGCGGCAGTTCGAGGCCGACGCCGGATCCGAGGAGCAGTTGCTCCTCGACTACGGGATGCACCAGCGTCGGCTGCTTCCGCTCCTCGCGGCCACCTATGCGCTGCACTTCGCGCAGGACGTGGTGCGCACCCAGCTGCACGAGGTCTTCTCCGGGATCAAGGACGACGAGCAGGCACGGCGCGAGCTGGAATCGCGGGCGGCCGGCACCAAGGCACTCGGTACCTGGCACGCCACGCGCACGATCCAGGAGTGCCGCGAGGCATGCGGCGGCGCCGGCTATCTGGCCGTCAACCGGTTCGCCGCCCTCAAGGCCGACAGCGACATCTTCACCACGTTCGAGGGCGACAACCATGTGCTGCTGCAGCTCGTGGCGAAGGGCCTGCTCACCGACTATGCGAGCGAGTTCGAAGACATGGACCAACTCGGCATGGTCCGCTTCGTCACCGGACTTGCCGTCGAAACGGTCATCGAGAAGACCTCGGTGCACAAGCTGCTCGAGCGGGTGCGTGACCTCCTGCCCGGCGGTGACGACTGGGATCAGGAGGCGGGGCTGCTCGACCCCGACTACCAGCTCGCCATGCTCCGTTATCGCGAGGAGCACATGCTCGCCGGTGTGGCCCGGCGGCTCAAGCGCGGAGTCGAAGACCAAAAGGCCCACCCCGGCGCGGTGTTCTCCCGGGTCCAGGACCACGTCATCGCCGTGGCCCGCGCGCACATGGAGCGCCTGGTCCTCGAGGCGTTCACCGACAAGCTGCGCGCGATGCCCGAGGGCGGAAACAAGACGGCGCTGCGCCTGCTCTGCGACCTCTACGCCCTGTCGACGATCGAGGCGGACCGGGCCTGGTTCATGGAACACGGGCGGCTGAGCGTCCAGCGCTCCAAGGCCATCAGCCGTGAGGTGAACGACCTCTGCCACAAGATCCGGCCGATCGCCGTCGACCTCGTCGACGCGTGGGGCATTCCGCCGGTGATGCTGCGCTCGCCCGAGCTGATCGGCTGA
- a CDS encoding GNAT family N-acetyltransferase, with protein MRPDDWHLTEDVDGFLARAGDFLCAQPGRHIMQLTWAERVRKRGAGAWGTEAPVFGVLEQAGEVRATFYRLPTRGFGLSPLTAEQADSLAARLAALGYSLPYVSADHSTATVFAEAWQRHTGVTPQLRDTRLRLYRLDRLTPPEPMPAGRGRVLGEQELDQVMFWCGEFARAVGEDVVIDAGIWADTRFADKRYTLWETPDGTPVSVAGMNPLIGGQIQVDIVYTSAELRGRGYAGAVAAEVSRAALAAGARDVVLFADLANPTSNALYQRLGYRTLTDWAVYDFSRATSGSPAA; from the coding sequence ATGCGACCGGATGACTGGCACCTGACCGAAGACGTCGACGGCTTCCTCGCCCGCGCCGGGGACTTCCTGTGCGCGCAGCCCGGTCGGCACATCATGCAGCTCACCTGGGCCGAGAGAGTACGAAAGCGTGGGGCGGGCGCGTGGGGCACTGAGGCTCCCGTCTTCGGCGTACTGGAGCAGGCAGGCGAGGTCCGTGCCACCTTCTATCGCCTGCCGACCCGCGGTTTCGGCCTTTCCCCGCTCACGGCGGAGCAGGCGGACTCCCTTGCGGCTCGCCTGGCCGCCCTCGGGTACTCCCTTCCCTACGTCAGTGCCGACCACAGCACGGCCACCGTTTTCGCCGAAGCCTGGCAGCGGCACACCGGCGTGACGCCGCAACTGCGCGACACGCGGCTGCGTCTGTATCGCCTCGACAGGCTGACCCCGCCGGAGCCGATGCCGGCAGGCCGCGGTCGTGTCCTGGGCGAGCAGGAGCTTGACCAAGTGATGTTCTGGTGCGGTGAGTTCGCCCGGGCTGTGGGGGAGGACGTGGTCATCGATGCCGGCATATGGGCCGACACCCGCTTCGCCGACAAGCGCTACACACTCTGGGAGACCCCGGACGGCACGCCGGTCTCCGTCGCAGGCATGAACCCGCTGATCGGCGGCCAGATCCAGGTGGACATCGTCTACACCTCGGCCGAACTGCGCGGCCGCGGCTATGCGGGCGCAGTGGCCGCGGAGGTGAGCCGCGCCGCGCTGGCAGCGGGCGCGCGGGACGTCGTGCTGTTCGCGGACCTGGCCAACCCCACGAGCAACGCCCTCTACCAGCGCCTCGGTTATCGCACGCTCACCGACTGGGCGGTGTACGACTTCTCGCGCGCCACCTCGGGAAGCCCTGCCGCGTAG
- a CDS encoding glycosyltransferase family 39 protein: MLLPAVLSLALGLWGVRRGGSMWRDEAVSYDMAHRSLPDLAATLVHADAVHGLYYLLLHGLFRASGDADPLLVLRLPSVLATALAAGTLALLGRRLAGPRPGLLAGGVFALLPPVQRYAQEGRSYALVCMLVVWASYLLVRAVETRSHRMWAGYGAVALAACLLHEFAVLAVLAHLVALPRAARRNGMRVAAVVSFCLAPLVAVSIRQSDQVSWIGGVHAGALLGFAGVTVLGAACAALIRRGPLPAFALSLLVLPALLLLLATPLKPLYVDRYVLYGHAGTALLVGTALDRLPRARGRIRVATVLTAGACTLVLLPVTLHLRTPQSRTDNVTAVAEAIRAAGRDGDSVLYLPSWRRVWSLADPTSVRGLRDLALDRGPVTSHTLYGIEAAAPVIRARMLATARIVVVTDPAGQPPDQAAPEQVKRQVLADHFEACGTRRVQGARISLYARPGRC; encoded by the coding sequence GTGCTCCTCCCCGCCGTGCTCTCCCTCGCTCTTGGCCTGTGGGGAGTGCGGCGCGGCGGCAGCATGTGGCGGGACGAGGCGGTGTCGTACGACATGGCGCACCGCTCCCTGCCCGACCTGGCGGCGACGCTGGTGCACGCCGACGCCGTGCACGGCCTGTACTACCTGCTGCTGCACGGACTGTTCAGGGCTTCCGGCGACGCCGACCCGCTGCTGGTGCTGCGCCTGCCCTCGGTTCTGGCGACTGCCCTCGCGGCCGGGACGCTGGCGCTGCTGGGCCGTCGGCTGGCCGGCCCGCGCCCGGGGCTTTTGGCCGGGGGCGTCTTCGCGTTGCTGCCGCCGGTGCAGCGCTATGCGCAGGAGGGCAGGTCCTATGCGCTCGTCTGCATGCTGGTGGTCTGGGCGTCGTACCTGCTGGTGCGGGCGGTCGAGACGCGCTCGCACCGGATGTGGGCGGGTTACGGCGCTGTCGCGCTCGCGGCCTGCCTTTTGCACGAGTTCGCCGTACTGGCCGTCCTCGCGCACCTGGTTGCACTCCCGCGAGCCGCCCGCCGCAACGGCATGCGGGTGGCAGCCGTGGTCTCCTTCTGCCTCGCCCCCCTTGTCGCGGTGAGTATCCGCCAGTCCGACCAGGTGTCGTGGATCGGCGGCGTGCACGCGGGCGCACTCCTGGGATTCGCCGGGGTCACGGTGCTCGGGGCGGCCTGCGCGGCGCTGATCCGCCGCGGGCCGCTGCCCGCATTCGCCTTGTCCCTGCTCGTCCTGCCCGCGCTCCTGCTCCTGCTGGCCACCCCGCTCAAGCCGCTCTATGTGGACCGCTACGTCCTCTACGGCCACGCAGGCACCGCCCTGCTCGTCGGGACCGCCCTCGACCGGCTGCCGCGGGCACGGGGCCGGATCCGGGTGGCCACCGTGCTCACCGCCGGTGCCTGCACCCTCGTCCTGCTGCCCGTCACACTGCACTTGCGGACTCCGCAGAGCCGTACCGACAACGTCACCGCCGTGGCGGAGGCGATTCGCGCGGCAGGGCGGGACGGCGACAGCGTGCTGTACCTGCCGTCATGGCGCCGCGTGTGGTCACTGGCGGATCCCACATCGGTGCGCGGGCTGCGCGATCTGGCCCTGGACCGCGGTCCGGTCACGTCGCACACGCTGTACGGCATCGAGGCAGCCGCGCCCGTGATTCGGGCCCGCATGCTGGCAACGGCACGCATCGTGGTGGTGACAGACCCGGCGGGTCAGCCACCGGACCAAGCAGCCCCGGAGCAGGTCAAACGGCAAGTGCTCGCCGATCACTTCGAGGCGTGTGGCACCCGCCGGGTCCAGGGCGCGCGCATCAGCCTGTACGCCCGGCCCGGCCGGTGCTGA